Proteins from a genomic interval of Ferrovibrio terrae:
- a CDS encoding glycosyltransferase family protein yields MNPPVTILALSASVSPTLAIHLLRPLHGMPGINIQMLTQEALVQIAKNAPPGIDGLSLAGMILNQVRPALVFSSRYNGAMAEDFLAASRKLGLPFVFHLDDNLMEVSADQGAEKVAYYNHPTRLQALRAQMEQASVAYFSTDALRDRMLELGVSVAKSHVGPICAAVDLLPPPPAPTSLTFGYAASGGHNEDLKLALPGIVAALEQHPQARFELIGSLEHSPAELSRFGERVKHERRFIPYDDYLRDLQRRNWVLGLTPLCDNPFTRMKTYTKWVEYTAAGLPVIASDHPIYRDCCAGGAALLVKDADWATALPALLGDAATRATMVAKARDRVGQDYSVARLRTQLLEVFRLAGLAL; encoded by the coding sequence ATGAACCCGCCGGTCACCATTCTCGCCCTCTCGGCAAGCGTGTCGCCCACACTGGCAATTCATCTGCTGCGACCGCTGCATGGCATGCCGGGCATCAATATCCAGATGCTGACGCAGGAGGCACTGGTGCAGATCGCCAAAAATGCACCGCCGGGCATCGATGGTCTCTCGCTGGCCGGCATGATCCTGAACCAGGTGCGGCCGGCGCTGGTGTTTTCCAGTCGGTACAATGGCGCAATGGCCGAGGATTTTCTCGCCGCCAGTCGCAAGCTCGGCCTGCCTTTCGTCTTCCATCTCGACGACAATCTGATGGAGGTCTCGGCCGACCAGGGCGCCGAGAAAGTCGCCTATTACAATCATCCGACGCGGCTGCAGGCGCTGCGCGCGCAAATGGAGCAGGCGAGCGTCGCCTATTTCAGCACCGACGCGCTGCGCGACCGCATGCTGGAACTTGGCGTCAGTGTGGCCAAGTCCCATGTCGGCCCGATCTGCGCCGCCGTCGATCTATTGCCACCACCACCAGCGCCGACCTCGCTCACCTTTGGCTATGCGGCCAGCGGCGGGCATAACGAGGATCTGAAACTGGCGTTGCCCGGCATTGTCGCGGCGCTGGAGCAGCATCCGCAGGCGCGGTTCGAACTGATCGGTTCGCTGGAGCATAGTCCGGCGGAACTGTCGCGCTTTGGCGAGCGCGTGAAGCACGAGCGCCGCTTCATCCCGTACGACGACTACCTGCGCGACCTGCAGCGCCGCAACTGGGTGCTCGGCCTCACGCCGCTCTGCGACAACCCTTTCACCCGCATGAAGACCTATACCAAATGGGTGGAGTATACGGCGGCTGGCCTGCCGGTGATCGCGTCGGATCATCCGATCTATCGCGACTGCTGCGCCGGCGGCGCGGCTTTGCTGGTGAAAGATGCCGACTGGGCCACGGCGCTGCCCGCCCTGCTGGGCGATGCGGCGACGCGGGCGACGATGGTGGCAAAGGCGCGCGACCGGGTCGGGCAGGACTATTCGGTGGCGCGGCTGCGGACGCAGCTGCTGGAGGTTTTCCGGCTGGCAGGCCTGGCGCTCTAA
- a CDS encoding glycosyltransferase family 4 protein, translating to MTRLASTRYRGFIPAGQLRQDGHSASVIALMELFRPDFDTRLDLLVLHQPKHDILMLANVIKVLFDRLDAIRSQGGRIVVDVSDFKLSVDVLDAMAKAFGRDKAQTYRTILEAVFARCDAVTAPTEALAQQMRDVLGPARPVFVIEDVVEVAPQPAKFAPAQPLNLLWFGFLSAHVAAVRQLVHDDLPKIRQRRPVALKLVCEALPSADSQRIFGPAEPAAFGVAHEQWSVPVLEASLAACDLVVLPFDADAASSRGKSNNRALQALAAGRYVVAHPLESYQTLGDFIGLDASIATAVETAVSNPAVTLARLQAGQDFVQARYSPAANAARWLAVLGDLKR from the coding sequence ATGACCCGTCTGGCCAGCACGCGTTATCGCGGCTTCATCCCCGCCGGGCAGCTGCGGCAGGACGGACACAGCGCTTCGGTCATTGCGCTGATGGAACTGTTCCGGCCGGATTTCGACACCCGGCTCGACCTGCTGGTGCTGCACCAGCCCAAGCACGACATCCTGATGCTGGCCAATGTGATCAAGGTGCTGTTCGACCGGCTGGATGCGATCCGCAGTCAGGGCGGCCGCATCGTGGTGGATGTTTCGGATTTCAAGCTTTCCGTGGATGTCCTGGACGCGATGGCGAAGGCCTTCGGGCGCGACAAGGCACAGACCTATCGCACGATCCTGGAAGCGGTTTTCGCGCGCTGCGACGCCGTGACCGCGCCGACCGAGGCGCTGGCCCAGCAGATGCGCGACGTCCTGGGTCCCGCCAGACCGGTTTTCGTCATCGAAGATGTGGTGGAAGTGGCGCCCCAGCCGGCGAAATTCGCACCGGCACAGCCGCTGAACCTGTTGTGGTTCGGCTTCCTCTCGGCGCATGTCGCCGCAGTGCGTCAGCTGGTGCATGACGATCTGCCGAAAATCCGCCAGCGCCGCCCCGTTGCGCTGAAGCTGGTCTGCGAGGCGCTGCCGAGCGCAGACAGCCAGCGGATATTCGGGCCGGCGGAACCGGCCGCGTTCGGCGTGGCCCATGAACAATGGTCGGTTCCCGTGCTGGAGGCGTCTCTGGCGGCCTGTGATCTTGTCGTGCTGCCCTTCGATGCCGATGCCGCCTCATCCAGGGGCAAAAGCAACAACCGCGCATTGCAGGCGCTGGCGGCGGGCCGCTACGTGGTGGCGCATCCGCTCGAAAGTTATCAGACGTTGGGCGATTTCATCGGGCTCGATGCCTCGATTGCCACTGCGGTCGAAACGGCGGTCAGCAATCCTGCCGTTACGCTTGCGCGTCTGCAGGCCGGGCAGGATTTTGTCCAGGCGCGCTACAGCCCTGCGGCCAATGCGGCACGCTGGCTCGCCGTGCTCGGCGATCTGAAGCGATGA
- a CDS encoding LysR family transcriptional regulator, with the protein MGQGEMDWDHLRVFLAVAREGQLLSAGKKLGLNHATVSRRLDALEESLGSQLFSRRPAGSTLTAAGERLLEVAERLETAVLGISEELRDVTAEVAGTVRIGAPDGLGNCFLAAELGALVALHPGLVVELVPLPRIFSLSRREADLAIVLEPPADGRLVVSKLADYSLGLYAARDYLKREGVPAESADLAAHVLVAGVEDMAYSAALDYGALLEKSPGRKFRCASVVGQLEAVRAGTGIGILHDFAVNGEADLVRVLPEVSFRRSYYLLSHPESASVRRIVTCREFLVRRFREERARFLPEGQSKG; encoded by the coding sequence ATGGGCCAAGGTGAGATGGACTGGGATCATCTGAGGGTTTTTCTGGCGGTCGCCCGCGAAGGTCAGCTGCTGTCGGCGGGCAAAAAGCTCGGGCTCAACCACGCCACGGTGTCGCGCCGGCTGGATGCGCTGGAGGAGTCGCTGGGCAGCCAGCTGTTCAGCCGCCGGCCGGCCGGCTCGACCCTGACGGCGGCGGGCGAGCGCCTGCTCGAGGTGGCGGAGCGGCTCGAGACGGCCGTGCTGGGGATTTCCGAAGAGCTGCGCGACGTCACTGCCGAAGTGGCCGGCACGGTGCGGATCGGCGCGCCGGATGGTCTGGGCAACTGCTTCCTCGCCGCCGAGCTCGGCGCGCTGGTGGCGCTGCATCCCGGGCTGGTGGTCGAACTGGTGCCGCTGCCGCGCATTTTCTCGCTGTCGCGCCGCGAGGCCGATCTCGCCATCGTGCTTGAGCCGCCGGCCGATGGCCGCCTGGTGGTGTCAAAGCTGGCCGATTATTCGCTCGGGCTTTATGCCGCGCGCGACTACCTGAAACGCGAAGGCGTACCGGCAGAGAGCGCTGATCTCGCGGCCCATGTGCTGGTCGCCGGCGTCGAGGACATGGCGTATTCCGCGGCGCTGGATTACGGCGCGCTGCTGGAGAAATCGCCGGGCCGCAAATTCCGCTGCGCCAGCGTGGTCGGCCAGCTCGAAGCGGTGCGCGCCGGCACCGGCATCGGCATCCTGCATGATTTCGCCGTCAACGGCGAAGCGGATCTGGTGCGCGTGCTGCCCGAGGTGTCGTTCCGCCGCAGCTACTATCTGCTGAGCCATCCGGAATCAGCATCCGTGCGCCGCATTGTCACCTGCCGCGAATTCCTGGTGCGCCGCTTCCGCGAGGAACGCGCGCGGTTCCTGCCTGAGGGCCAAAGCAAGGGGTAA
- a CDS encoding CoA-acylating methylmalonate-semialdehyde dehydrogenase — translation MANLIPHFINGRLVPGTGRTAPVFNPATGAQSGEVSLATAAEVRAAVQAAAAVADDWAATTPLKRGRILNAFLRILDERIDELAAVITAEHGKVLSDARGEIQRGMEVVEFATAAPQLLKSEMTENVGTRIDSFALRQPLGVVAGITPFNFPAMVPMWMFPVALACGNCFILKPSERDPSASLLLAQWLKEAGLPDGVFSVIQGDKDAVDALLHDPDIQAISFVGSTPIARYIYETAARTGKRCQALGGAKNHMIVMPDADLDQAVDALMGAAYGSAGERCMAISVAVPVGEATANALMAKLEPKVRALRVGPGTDPEAEMGPLVTRQHLDKVRGYIDAGVAEGAKLVVDGRGLKLQGYEQGNFIGGTLFDHVTTDMTIYREEIFGPVLAVARADSYATAAKWINEHEFGNGTAIFTRDGDAAREFAHQIKVGMVGINVPIPVPMAFHSFGGWKSSLFGDLHMHGPEGVRFYSRLKTITSRWPTGIRAGAEFVMPTMK, via the coding sequence ATGGCCAATCTCATCCCCCATTTCATCAATGGCCGTCTCGTGCCGGGCACCGGTCGCACCGCGCCGGTGTTCAATCCGGCGACCGGCGCGCAGTCGGGAGAGGTCAGCCTCGCCACCGCCGCCGAGGTCCGCGCCGCCGTCCAGGCCGCCGCTGCCGTGGCCGATGACTGGGCCGCGACCACGCCGCTGAAGCGCGGCCGCATCCTGAACGCTTTCCTGCGCATCCTGGACGAACGCATCGACGAGCTTGCTGCTGTCATCACCGCCGAACACGGCAAGGTGCTGTCGGACGCCAGGGGCGAGATCCAGCGCGGCATGGAAGTGGTGGAATTCGCCACCGCCGCGCCGCAGCTGCTGAAGAGCGAGATGACCGAGAATGTCGGCACGCGCATCGACAGCTTTGCGCTGCGCCAGCCGCTCGGCGTCGTCGCCGGCATCACCCCGTTCAATTTTCCCGCCATGGTGCCGATGTGGATGTTCCCGGTCGCGCTGGCCTGCGGCAACTGCTTCATCCTCAAGCCGTCGGAGCGCGATCCATCCGCCTCGCTGCTGCTGGCGCAGTGGCTGAAGGAAGCCGGACTGCCGGACGGCGTGTTCAGCGTGATCCAGGGTGACAAGGATGCCGTCGATGCCCTGCTGCACGACCCGGATATCCAGGCGATCAGCTTCGTCGGCTCGACGCCGATCGCGCGCTACATCTATGAAACCGCCGCGCGCACCGGCAAGCGCTGCCAGGCCTTGGGCGGCGCCAAGAACCACATGATCGTGATGCCCGATGCCGATCTGGACCAGGCGGTGGATGCGCTGATGGGCGCGGCCTATGGCTCGGCCGGCGAGCGCTGCATGGCGATCTCGGTGGCGGTGCCGGTGGGTGAGGCCACCGCCAATGCGCTGATGGCCAAGCTGGAGCCAAAGGTGCGCGCGCTGCGCGTCGGCCCCGGCACCGATCCGGAAGCCGAGATGGGCCCGCTGGTGACGCGCCAGCATCTCGACAAGGTACGCGGCTATATCGATGCCGGCGTGGCCGAGGGCGCCAAGCTGGTGGTGGATGGCCGCGGGTTGAAGCTGCAGGGCTATGAGCAGGGCAACTTCATCGGCGGCACGCTGTTCGACCACGTGACCACCGACATGACGATCTACAGGGAAGAGATCTTCGGCCCGGTTCTGGCCGTGGCGCGCGCCGACAGCTACGCCACGGCGGCGAAGTGGATCAACGAGCATGAATTCGGCAACGGCACCGCGATCTTCACGCGCGATGGCGATGCCGCACGCGAATTCGCGCATCAGATCAAGGTCGGCATGGTGGGCATCAATGTGCCGATCCCGGTGCCGATGGCCTTCCATTCCTTCGGCGGCTGGAAGTCGTCGCTGTTCGGCGACCTGCATATGCATGGCCCCGAAGGCGTGCGCTTCTATTCGCGGCTCAAGACGATCACCAGCCGCTGGCCGACCGGCATCCGCGCCGGGGCCGAGTTCGTCATGCCGACGATGAAATAG